One window of Deltaproteobacteria bacterium genomic DNA carries:
- the gpmA gene encoding 2,3-diphosphoglycerate-dependent phosphoglycerate mutase encodes MLQLVLLRHGQSVWNLEDRFTGWTDVDLSDQGVREAHEAGRLLKAQGYTFDVAFTSFLKRAIRTLWIVLDSLDLMWIPVHCTWRLNERHYGALQGLSKTATATKFGLEQVHIWRRSYNTAPPPLAETDPENPRNDPRYLHINEVESLRTESLKDTLHRVLPYWHEAIAPSLRQGKKVMICAHGNSLRALVKYLDDISDEDIAGRDIPTGIPLVYELDDQLLALTHYYLGDDVTEKNRPDKEPGNKKSRH; translated from the coding sequence CGAAGACCGGTTCACCGGCTGGACGGATGTGGACCTTTCAGACCAAGGGGTTCGGGAGGCCCATGAGGCAGGCAGACTGCTCAAGGCCCAAGGCTACACATTTGACGTAGCCTTCACGTCTTTTCTTAAACGGGCAATCAGAACTTTATGGATCGTTCTGGATTCCTTGGATCTGATGTGGATCCCGGTACATTGTACTTGGAGACTGAACGAACGACATTATGGCGCCCTCCAGGGACTCAGCAAGACAGCCACTGCCACGAAGTTCGGCCTTGAACAGGTTCACATCTGGCGACGCAGCTATAACACAGCGCCTCCTCCATTGGCTGAAACCGATCCCGAAAATCCAAGAAACGACCCGCGCTATCTTCATATCAATGAGGTCGAATCCCTCAGAACCGAGTCCCTCAAGGACACGCTCCATCGCGTTCTCCCATACTGGCACGAGGCAATCGCTCCGAGCCTCAGGCAGGGCAAGAAAGTCATGATCTGTGCGCACGGAAACAGCCTCCGCGCTTTGGTTAAATATCTGGATGACATATCGGATGAAGACATAGCGGGGCGCGACATACCAACCGGAATTCCTTTAGTCTACGAGTTGGATGATCAATTGCTGGCATTAACCCATTACTACCTGGGGGATGACGTCACTGAAAAAAACCGTCCTGATAAGGAACCTGGAAATAAAAAATCGAGACACTGA